In a genomic window of Quercus lobata isolate SW786 chromosome 4, ValleyOak3.0 Primary Assembly, whole genome shotgun sequence:
- the LOC115984798 gene encoding F-box protein At5g49610-like, translated as MEEANIPFFHVDIASEVLSRLSAKDLSSSKCVSKGWNSFISSTSFLHILSKRLEREGPSGLFFQMFKDNVDCVSRPITYIPIHKNKSFVQNNILNFLPEKVVIMSSCNGLLCCRSCIHPIGDIYRRVRNREAKELVIYICNPMTKEWIALKPEGCVVGDSIGLAFYPFGYSLNTRPIFKLVSIQQSKVDPHLYSFAVYSSQTGSWTTSKEVCHCRYQIYKNNKVFVGKMFNWLTQNHHILSFDVERELSKVIKLPGEASSSLILGCAEGYLHYVCVHGEDFSVWMLKDYSSSEWVLKYQVTLVDTCQESYTDLTHCNVKRRLLLAFHEDLLFMPMDRCLFSYNFRSRKLQQLCYISMLQDLILSNPTVIPYSISLAAAGVFKEDQSDENKSSEDLRDVSSLKISKRKRTC; from the coding sequence ATGGAAGAAGCAAACATCCCTTTCTTTCATGTTGATATTGCATCTGAAGTTTTGTCACGATTGTCTGCGAAGGATCTTTCTTCAAGCAAGTGTGTCTCTAAAGGATGGAATTCGTTTATTAGTAGTACTTCATTCTTGCATATACTTTCTAAACGGTTAGAACGAGAAGGACCTTCTGGGCTTTTCTTTCAAATGTTCAAGGATAATGTGGATTGTGTTTCTAGACCTATCACATACATTCCTATTCACAAGAACAAATCATTCGTCCAAAATAACATATTGAATTTTCTTCCAGAGAAAGTTGTTATCATGTCTTCGTGTAATGGGCTTCTCTGTTGCCGGAGTTGCATCCATCCTATTGGTGATATTTATAGAAGAGTGCGAAATAGGGAGGCAAAGGAACTGGTGATATACATTTGCAACCCAATGACTAAAGAATGGATTGCATTGAAGCCAGAAGGGTGTGTTGTTGGTGATAGCATTGGATTAGCTTTCTATCCATTTGGTTATTCATTAAACACTCGCCCTATTTTCAAGTTGGTAAGCATTCAACAATCAAAAGTGGATCCACATTTGTATTCATTTGCAGTGTACTCCTCACAGACAGGTAGTTGGACAACTTCTAAAGAGGTTTGCCATTGCAGATAtcaaatttacaaaaacaataaagttTTCGTTGGCAAGATGTTCAATTGGCTAACTCAGAACCAccatattttgagttttgacgTCGAAAGAGAGCTTTCTAAGGTGATTAAGTTACCTGGTGAAGCTTCAAGTTCACTCATTCTTGGATGTGCAGAAGGATATCTTCattatgtgtgtgtgcatgGTGAAGATTTTAGTGTGTGGATGTTGAAAGATTATTCCTCATCTGAGTGGGTGCTCAAGTATCAGGTGACATTGGTTGATACATGTCAAGAAAGTTATACAGATTTGACTCACTGTAATGTAAAAAGGCGCTTGCTTTTGGCTTTCCATGAAGATTTGTTGTTTATGCCAATGGATAGGTGTTTGTTCTCATACAATTTTAGGAGTAGGAAACTGCAGCAGCTTTGCTATATATCTATGCTACAAGATTTAATTTTGTCGAATCCAACTGTGATCCCATATTCCATTAGCTTGGCAGCTGCAGGGGTTTTCAAGGAAGATCAAAGTGATGAGAACAAGTCAAGTGAAGATCTAAGGGATGTTTCATccttgaaaatttcaaaaagaaaaaggacatGTTAG